A genomic segment from Polyangium mundeleinium encodes:
- a CDS encoding alpha-2-macroglobulin family protein produces the protein MSPARTRPLWLVPAVLLASSVGLVCSSTPSVPTTLPGQPPPPVVIERAVHKGDEPLVFPPAVSRKDRLPAYGDEVDRTSTDLVVQSPSLDDDRKFSFRGPSFRIVFNQRIARPAPDPAAKGPAKAAEGTIRLTPSVEGEAYWLSDTTLEFVAKRPFDTETTYGVELGELKTPAGAGLKEAWKAQFKATPGVTIAGKDLGYIPVAGRHRVIAMHPNDGRDVGARSTFAVLYDQPIDLGLARSLITLTDAATERPISVVMDHPKTPTFQGIKVDPKFVVLVRPVSPVAAGTKLVLQAKPRFLEKLHQAREIDVTVAEALAFSEVTCEWYWDDDGRQRSCTFQDGKLYTAGREIRVSFNQAIATPDDKLAARVRVSPAVRNMTVRNERWDNEIVIRGEFEPSKSYEVTIDGLVDDHGSRLAKPASFRAEMAPMPASVTMADGMLWLDPETTRHFAVTSRNVAKASLLAWPVASTDRAAQEAALRRVRTRDLPPEAAPVRIPIAIKAERNKLVTTQLDLSKHLSAGQSYVTSIAADEIAFSAKLAKFPRGSEAAKPIVALIRPGDERSLAVHTRATPNATIVQVSRLAGGAPVQGALVRLSGDENSAGVTTDASGIALLPFDLRATERPFLDVRAQDADFILPLDGDGITERQIFPDLASGEGAPSSFGRAFVLTDRGIYRPGSSVFVKATVRKPDGSVLAPIAGASLRVHVVGPTGDDVFQQTLTTNDMGSVSTTITIPADAKIGRHQILLERPDQEGEPLAQTIVQVAEFEPPRFVVDVDAAADAKNTMRAEVRARYLFGAPMDGAAASWTVRREGAPFPEGPLTAAGLSFRRAPRWYDDEEQPWSRAGEGSLSAEGKLAVVQALEVAPALGPQKFVIEADVTDASHRHVAGRGSVVVHPAKRYAGMKLPQTWYGVGDDVPVELGVIDPEGRPVEGATVTAKLERVEWQYARRRGAGGSLEWDWTSKKIEAGRCTVTSGKQPVTCKVNIGRSGSYEITAEVDGRVGGAMGLWAYGSEGEALPAAPERPHALDLSADKSKYAPGETAKILVRNPFPEATLVTTIEQGDLLEKRAMRVKAGATVIDVPLRAEHAPYVHATATLLPIGAKGRAATDYKIGAVRLPVSMAGARLEVAARSDKPFYRPGDEAEIDIEVTDGGKPEGDAEVALAVVDEGVLRLTDFHPIDPAAALRPGRGLSFRVRDSRSDLGELFERSHVPGDGGGAALSTITEARKKFVETALFKPDVRPDAQGKAKVRFKLPDNLTEFRIMAVALDREGKGAKSEASFLVKKPVMLVPVVPRFARVGDRFEAATMLHNETAAALGATVRLGARSQTVNVPAGGKARVGFSLEPAAAGALPLLFSAEDEAGKKLDEVEAKLAVDEPGIDERPRLGGSFVRNEEVLLDVPAGVIERGGFLTVKVGEHLWPELGARLEWLLGYPHGCVEQTTSSTLPLIAARTILPRIGVTRLSEGELQKRIAAGIQRLATMRTDSGGLAYWPGGDEPNVYGTAYAIRAVLLAKKAGINPPAGLLEGMQRFLADRMLDEDTAPEVSAAIAESLADAGALDRSAADALFDRKQEQSVFGLGSLALALASLPEQEDRVKTLLDMIEASFDERGALSNTKRMNDFYYYGSPARSRAQAAIALARLRRSSTILPLLLREIAADMDDYTTQATAYSLLALSQHLEASTDDGVIVRVKLDGESLAPTTDLGFGSKEFAIPLSRVRGKKMKLVLEAEGDRSVGYAITSAWQRAIAAADSPAGTRGENGPSVYRVISDPRGGAVDLSKVKAGDLLRVALYARLPEVGDERRGYVALTDRLPAGFEPVQPDLATVASAPGIDAHHPFYSALRWSSSEASHIEMRDDRVNVYFDKVWGDSVAATYLVRATTPGVFALPAAAGELMYEPDSVGYSDAGQVTIQ, from the coding sequence ATGTCCCCCGCCCGCACCCGTCCCCTCTGGCTCGTCCCGGCCGTGCTGCTCGCCTCCTCGGTTGGCCTCGTTTGCAGCAGCACGCCCTCCGTTCCCACCACCCTGCCCGGACAACCTCCGCCGCCCGTCGTCATCGAGCGGGCCGTGCACAAGGGCGACGAGCCGCTGGTCTTTCCCCCGGCCGTGTCGCGGAAGGATCGCCTGCCGGCGTATGGCGACGAGGTCGACCGCACCTCCACCGACCTCGTCGTCCAGAGCCCGAGTCTCGACGACGACCGAAAATTCTCGTTCCGCGGCCCCTCGTTCCGCATCGTGTTCAATCAGCGGATCGCGCGCCCCGCGCCCGATCCCGCGGCCAAAGGGCCGGCGAAGGCCGCAGAGGGCACGATTCGCCTGACGCCGAGCGTGGAGGGCGAGGCGTATTGGCTGAGCGATACCACGCTCGAATTCGTGGCGAAGCGCCCGTTCGACACGGAGACCACGTACGGCGTGGAGCTCGGCGAATTGAAGACGCCTGCGGGCGCCGGCCTGAAGGAGGCCTGGAAAGCGCAATTCAAGGCGACCCCGGGCGTCACGATTGCCGGCAAGGATCTCGGCTACATCCCCGTCGCCGGCCGCCACCGTGTGATCGCGATGCACCCGAATGACGGCCGCGACGTCGGCGCGCGCTCGACGTTCGCGGTTCTTTATGATCAGCCCATCGACCTCGGCCTCGCGCGGAGCCTCATCACGCTGACCGACGCGGCGACCGAACGACCCATCTCCGTCGTCATGGATCACCCGAAGACGCCGACGTTCCAGGGGATCAAGGTCGATCCGAAGTTCGTCGTGCTCGTCCGCCCCGTCTCGCCCGTCGCGGCCGGCACGAAGCTGGTTCTCCAGGCGAAGCCGCGGTTCCTGGAAAAACTTCACCAGGCACGGGAGATCGACGTGACCGTGGCGGAGGCGCTCGCCTTTTCGGAGGTGACGTGCGAATGGTACTGGGACGACGACGGGCGGCAGCGGTCGTGCACGTTCCAGGACGGGAAGCTCTACACGGCGGGGCGCGAGATTCGCGTGTCGTTCAATCAGGCGATCGCGACCCCGGACGACAAACTCGCGGCCCGCGTACGCGTGAGCCCGGCCGTGCGGAACATGACCGTGCGGAACGAGCGTTGGGACAATGAAATCGTGATCCGCGGCGAGTTCGAGCCCTCGAAGTCATACGAGGTCACGATCGACGGCCTCGTCGACGATCACGGCAGCCGCCTCGCGAAGCCCGCTTCCTTCCGCGCCGAGATGGCCCCGATGCCCGCGAGCGTGACGATGGCGGACGGCATGTTGTGGCTCGATCCGGAGACGACACGCCATTTCGCAGTGACCTCGCGCAACGTCGCCAAAGCCTCGCTCCTCGCCTGGCCCGTCGCCTCCACGGACCGCGCCGCGCAGGAAGCCGCGCTCCGGCGCGTGCGTACGCGGGACCTGCCCCCCGAGGCCGCTCCCGTGCGGATTCCGATCGCCATCAAGGCCGAACGAAACAAGCTCGTCACGACGCAGCTCGACCTCTCGAAGCACCTCTCGGCGGGACAAAGTTACGTCACGTCGATCGCGGCCGACGAGATTGCCTTCAGCGCGAAGCTCGCGAAGTTTCCGCGCGGGAGCGAGGCGGCCAAGCCCATCGTCGCGCTGATTCGGCCCGGCGACGAGCGCTCGCTCGCCGTGCACACCCGCGCGACGCCGAATGCGACGATCGTGCAGGTCTCGCGGCTCGCGGGCGGCGCGCCGGTGCAGGGCGCGCTCGTGCGCCTCTCGGGCGACGAGAATTCGGCCGGCGTGACCACGGATGCCTCGGGCATCGCGCTCCTGCCTTTCGACCTGCGCGCGACGGAGCGGCCTTTCCTCGATGTGCGCGCGCAGGACGCGGATTTCATTCTGCCGCTGGATGGTGATGGCATCACGGAGCGGCAAATCTTTCCGGACCTCGCCTCGGGCGAGGGCGCGCCCTCGTCGTTCGGCCGGGCGTTCGTCCTGACGGACCGTGGCATTTACAGGCCCGGATCGAGCGTGTTCGTCAAGGCAACGGTCCGAAAGCCCGACGGGTCCGTGCTGGCGCCCATTGCGGGCGCATCCCTGCGCGTGCACGTCGTGGGCCCGACGGGCGACGATGTCTTTCAGCAAACGCTCACGACGAACGACATGGGCAGCGTCTCCACGACGATCACGATTCCGGCCGACGCAAAGATCGGCCGGCACCAGATCCTCCTGGAGCGGCCGGATCAGGAGGGGGAACCGCTCGCGCAGACGATCGTGCAGGTCGCTGAATTCGAGCCGCCTCGGTTCGTGGTCGACGTCGATGCAGCCGCGGACGCCAAGAATACGATGCGGGCCGAGGTGCGGGCGCGGTATCTGTTTGGCGCGCCGATGGACGGCGCCGCCGCCTCGTGGACGGTGCGGCGCGAGGGCGCGCCTTTCCCGGAGGGGCCTTTGACCGCGGCGGGGCTCTCGTTCCGGCGCGCGCCTCGCTGGTACGACGACGAGGAGCAGCCGTGGTCGCGCGCGGGCGAAGGGTCGCTCTCGGCCGAAGGAAAGCTCGCGGTCGTGCAGGCGCTCGAAGTTGCACCCGCGCTCGGGCCGCAGAAATTCGTGATCGAGGCGGATGTGACCGACGCCTCGCATCGCCACGTCGCGGGGCGGGGGAGCGTCGTGGTTCATCCGGCCAAGCGATATGCCGGGATGAAGCTCCCGCAGACGTGGTATGGGGTGGGCGACGACGTGCCCGTCGAGCTCGGCGTGATCGATCCGGAGGGGCGGCCCGTCGAGGGCGCGACCGTGACGGCGAAGCTCGAGCGGGTCGAGTGGCAGTATGCGAGGCGGCGCGGGGCGGGCGGGTCGCTCGAATGGGACTGGACTTCGAAGAAGATCGAGGCCGGTCGCTGCACGGTGACGAGCGGAAAGCAGCCGGTGACGTGCAAGGTGAACATCGGCCGCTCGGGCAGCTACGAGATCACGGCCGAGGTGGACGGCCGGGTCGGCGGCGCCATGGGGTTGTGGGCCTATGGAAGCGAGGGCGAGGCGCTGCCGGCGGCCCCGGAGCGGCCCCACGCATTGGATCTTTCGGCCGACAAATCGAAATATGCGCCCGGCGAGACGGCGAAGATCCTCGTGCGCAATCCGTTCCCCGAGGCGACGCTCGTGACCACGATCGAGCAGGGCGATCTGCTCGAAAAACGCGCGATGCGGGTCAAGGCGGGCGCGACGGTGATCGACGTGCCGCTTCGGGCCGAGCACGCGCCGTACGTGCACGCGACGGCGACGCTCTTGCCGATCGGCGCGAAGGGCCGCGCGGCCACCGATTACAAGATCGGCGCGGTGCGGCTGCCCGTGTCGATGGCGGGCGCGCGGCTCGAGGTCGCGGCGCGGAGCGATAAACCTTTTTATCGGCCCGGGGACGAGGCCGAGATCGACATCGAGGTCACGGACGGGGGCAAACCCGAGGGCGACGCGGAGGTCGCGCTCGCGGTCGTCGACGAGGGCGTCCTTCGATTGACGGATTTTCACCCGATCGATCCCGCCGCGGCGCTGCGGCCTGGTCGAGGCCTTTCGTTCCGCGTGCGTGATTCGCGCAGCGACCTCGGCGAGCTCTTCGAGCGCAGCCACGTGCCCGGCGACGGCGGCGGCGCGGCGCTTTCGACGATCACCGAGGCGCGGAAGAAATTCGTGGAAACCGCGCTCTTCAAGCCCGACGTGCGCCCGGATGCACAGGGGAAGGCGAAGGTGCGGTTCAAGCTCCCCGATAACCTCACGGAGTTCCGGATCATGGCGGTCGCGCTGGATCGCGAGGGCAAAGGGGCAAAGTCGGAGGCGAGCTTCCTCGTGAAGAAGCCGGTGATGCTCGTGCCCGTCGTGCCGCGATTCGCGCGGGTGGGGGATCGATTCGAGGCGGCGACGATGCTGCACAACGAGACGGCGGCCGCGCTCGGCGCGACGGTGCGGCTCGGGGCGCGCTCGCAGACGGTGAACGTGCCGGCGGGCGGCAAGGCGCGCGTGGGATTCTCGCTCGAACCGGCGGCCGCAGGCGCGCTCCCGCTCCTTTTCTCGGCCGAGGACGAGGCGGGCAAGAAGCTCGACGAGGTGGAGGCAAAGCTCGCCGTGGACGAGCCTGGGATCGACGAGCGCCCGCGGCTCGGTGGGTCGTTTGTCCGAAATGAAGAAGTGCTTCTCGACGTGCCGGCCGGCGTGATCGAGCGGGGCGGGTTTCTCACGGTGAAGGTGGGGGAGCACCTTTGGCCCGAGCTCGGGGCGCGGCTCGAATGGCTGCTCGGATATCCGCACGGGTGCGTGGAGCAGACGACGTCGAGCACGCTGCCGCTGATTGCGGCGCGCACGATCCTGCCGCGCATCGGCGTCACGCGGCTCTCGGAGGGCGAGCTGCAAAAGCGGATCGCCGCGGGCATTCAGCGGCTCGCGACCATGCGCACGGATTCGGGCGGCCTCGCCTACTGGCCGGGCGGCGACGAGCCGAACGTGTATGGCACGGCGTATGCGATCCGGGCGGTCCTTCTCGCGAAGAAGGCCGGGATCAATCCGCCGGCGGGCTTGCTCGAAGGCATGCAGCGGTTCCTCGCGGATCGAATGCTCGACGAGGACACGGCGCCCGAGGTCTCGGCCGCGATTGCGGAGAGCCTCGCCGACGCGGGGGCGCTCGATCGGAGTGCGGCGGACGCGCTCTTCGATCGGAAGCAGGAGCAGAGCGTATTCGGGCTCGGCAGCCTCGCGCTCGCGCTCGCCTCGCTCCCGGAGCAGGAGGATCGCGTGAAGACGTTGCTCGACATGATCGAGGCGAGCTTCGACGAGCGGGGCGCGCTCTCCAACACGAAGCGGATGAACGATTTTTACTATTATGGTTCGCCCGCGCGCTCGCGGGCGCAGGCGGCCATCGCGCTCGCGCGGTTGCGTCGTTCGTCGACGATCCTGCCGCTCCTCCTGCGCGAGATCGCGGCCGACATGGATGATTACACGACGCAGGCGACCGCGTATTCGCTGCTCGCGTTGAGCCAGCACCTCGAGGCGAGCACGGACGACGGCGTGATCGTCCGCGTGAAGCTCGACGGCGAGAGCCTCGCGCCCACGACGGACCTCGGGTTCGGCAGCAAGGAGTTCGCCATTCCGCTGAGCCGCGTGCGGGGCAAGAAGATGAAGCTCGTGCTGGAGGCCGAGGGGGATCGTTCGGTCGGGTATGCGATCACGTCGGCCTGGCAGCGGGCCATCGCGGCCGCGGATTCGCCGGCCGGGACGCGCGGGGAAAATGGTCCGTCGGTGTATCGCGTGATCAGCGATCCGCGCGGCGGTGCCGTGGATCTCTCGAAGGTCAAGGCCGGGGATCTTCTGCGTGTCGCCCTGTACGCGCGTCTGCCGGAGGTGGGTGACGAGCGGCGCGGATACGTCGCGCTCACCGATCGCCTGCCGGCGGGCTTCGAGCCTGTGCAGCCGGATCTCGCCACGGTGGCGAGCGCGCCGGGGATCGACGCGCATCATCCGTTTTACTCGGCGCTCCGCTGGAGCTCGTCCGAGGCGAGCCACATCGAAATGCGTGACGATCGGGTGAACGTGTATTTCGACAAGGTGTGGGGCGATTCGGTTGCCGCGACGTACCTCGTGCGGGCGACGACGCCGGGCGTGTTTGCATTGCCCGCGGCGGCCGGCGAGCTCATGTACGAGCCGGACAGCGTGGGGTACAGCGACGCCGGGCAGGTGACGATCCAATGA
- a CDS encoding TIM44-like domain-containing protein, whose amino-acid sequence MKRRKRLLGSVLLSLLLVGSNDTAFARPGGGSSFKGGGSRSSGSSSSSGSRSSSSSSGSRSSSSGSGSRSSGSSSGSRPISIGGSTGSGSRSSGGGTPRKTVWAFRDQSGALRANQAPSPGASIYPAPAPHAPIPIGPDTTSAAERMVGFVFGAGFFAVGAGVLAMPMFLIGLFLHRQRKRNQLDVGWSSAGHFTGPMYVPSEPEESPAEVRRKMERLRGQDPDFSVILLEDFITALYAEAHTARGSNALEKYSPYLRPAARTTLGSLPRVPVTTVIVGSLRLVSFAVDTRTQQSRLVVELESNYTEDPQGAPPTSFYALERWTFVRSFGARSRSPDRVRSFVCPNCGAPLERTTHGRCTYCSQAVDSGQFDWVVERIDLLARETRGPMLTGTTEEEGTELPTVFDPGLSAQRMEMARRDTSFTESTFFGRVQWIFATMQHAWTSLEWNRARPCLTDRLWRSQSYWIEAYRQQGLRNVTENARILRIELVRISSDRWYEAATVRVHATGLDYTIQVGDQAVVGGRRNKERAYTEYWTLVRSATQHGPTRAAPACPQCGATLTMEMAERCGYCGTLVEASTFDWVLSRIEQDEAYAG is encoded by the coding sequence ATGAAACGGCGCAAGAGGCTCCTCGGATCGGTGCTCCTCTCGTTGCTCCTTGTGGGGTCCAACGATACGGCCTTCGCGCGCCCCGGCGGCGGCAGCTCCTTCAAGGGCGGAGGCTCACGCTCGTCCGGCAGCAGCAGCAGCAGCGGGAGCCGTTCGTCGAGCAGCAGCAGCGGCAGCCGTTCGTCGAGCAGCGGCAGCGGCAGCCGATCTTCCGGTTCGAGCTCGGGAAGCCGGCCGATCTCGATTGGCGGCAGCACCGGGAGCGGATCGAGGAGCTCCGGCGGCGGCACCCCGCGCAAGACGGTCTGGGCCTTTCGAGACCAGAGCGGGGCTCTTCGCGCCAACCAAGCCCCCTCGCCCGGCGCCTCGATCTATCCGGCGCCCGCGCCGCACGCGCCCATTCCGATCGGGCCTGACACCACGTCTGCGGCCGAGCGTATGGTCGGGTTCGTCTTCGGCGCCGGCTTCTTCGCCGTGGGCGCGGGCGTGCTCGCGATGCCCATGTTCCTCATCGGGCTCTTCCTGCACAGGCAACGAAAGCGCAACCAGCTCGACGTGGGCTGGTCCTCCGCGGGCCATTTCACCGGACCCATGTACGTGCCGTCCGAGCCCGAGGAGAGCCCGGCCGAGGTTCGCCGCAAGATGGAACGGCTGCGCGGCCAGGATCCGGATTTCTCGGTCATCCTGCTCGAAGACTTCATCACCGCGCTCTACGCCGAGGCGCACACCGCCCGCGGATCGAATGCGCTCGAAAAGTACTCGCCTTATCTTCGCCCGGCCGCGCGGACGACCCTCGGCAGCTTGCCGCGCGTCCCGGTCACGACCGTCATCGTTGGGTCGCTCCGGCTCGTGTCGTTCGCGGTCGATACGCGGACCCAGCAAAGCCGGCTCGTCGTGGAGCTCGAATCCAATTATACCGAGGATCCGCAGGGCGCGCCCCCGACCTCCTTTTACGCGCTGGAGCGCTGGACCTTCGTGCGATCGTTCGGCGCGCGCTCACGGTCGCCCGATCGGGTCCGCTCGTTCGTCTGCCCGAACTGCGGCGCGCCGCTCGAACGCACGACGCACGGGCGCTGCACGTATTGCAGCCAGGCCGTGGACTCGGGGCAATTCGACTGGGTCGTCGAGCGGATCGACCTCCTCGCCCGCGAGACACGCGGCCCCATGCTCACGGGCACGACGGAGGAGGAGGGCACCGAGCTGCCCACGGTCTTCGATCCGGGGCTCTCGGCGCAACGCATGGAGATGGCGCGGCGCGACACGTCCTTCACCGAATCGACGTTTTTCGGGCGCGTGCAATGGATCTTCGCCACCATGCAGCACGCGTGGACGTCGCTCGAATGGAACCGCGCACGGCCTTGCCTCACGGATCGGCTTTGGAGATCGCAGAGCTACTGGATCGAGGCCTATCGGCAGCAGGGGCTCCGGAACGTCACCGAGAATGCGCGCATCCTGCGGATCGAGCTCGTGCGGATCTCGTCAGACCGATGGTACGAGGCCGCGACCGTGCGGGTGCACGCGACCGGGCTCGATTATACGATCCAGGTGGGGGACCAAGCCGTCGTCGGCGGCCGGCGCAACAAGGAGCGCGCGTACACCGAATACTGGACCCTCGTGCGGAGCGCGACGCAGCACGGCCCCACGCGCGCCGCGCCTGCCTGCCCGCAATGCGGCGCGACGCTCACCATGGAGATGGCCGAGCGCTGCGGGTATTGCGGGACGCTCGTCGAGGCGAGCACGTTCGACTGGGTGCTGAGCCGGATCGAGCAGGACGAGGCCTACGCCGGTTGA
- a CDS encoding TPM domain-containing protein: protein MASISWRKDGAERAQIEGLIKEVEATCSAEIVITVRPRSGAYRQADYLFGMICAFVGLCVYIYAPTEFTDDLVPPALLLLFLAGAVFCANLASLRRLLLPKALQARQVRAAAREAFLDQGIAGTRDRTGILIYISVFERRAEVVTDIGILRRESDGQPGEAIRGIERAVAEGLPMEGFAAAVRGLGAWLKEALPPRADDINELSDEVT from the coding sequence ATGGCGTCGATATCGTGGCGAAAGGATGGGGCGGAGCGGGCGCAGATCGAGGGCCTCATCAAGGAGGTCGAGGCGACGTGCTCCGCCGAGATCGTCATCACGGTGCGGCCCCGATCGGGGGCCTACCGCCAGGCCGACTACCTGTTCGGTATGATCTGCGCGTTCGTCGGCCTCTGCGTCTACATTTATGCGCCGACGGAGTTCACGGACGACCTCGTGCCGCCGGCGCTGCTCCTCCTGTTCCTCGCGGGCGCCGTGTTTTGCGCCAACCTCGCGTCCTTGCGGCGGCTCCTCTTGCCGAAAGCATTGCAGGCGCGCCAGGTGCGCGCGGCCGCGCGTGAGGCGTTCCTCGACCAGGGGATCGCGGGGACCCGGGACCGCACGGGCATTCTCATCTACATTTCCGTCTTCGAGCGCCGCGCCGAAGTCGTCACCGATATCGGCATCCTCCGCCGCGAGAGCGACGGCCAGCCGGGCGAGGCGATCCGCGGGATCGAGCGCGCCGTGGCCGAAGGGTTGCCCATGGAGGGGTTTGCCGCCGCGGTCCGAGGCCTCGGCGCCTGGCTGAAGGAAGCCCTCCCGCCGCGCGCGGACGACATCAACGAGCTCAGCGACGAGGTGACGTGA
- a CDS encoding EamA family transporter produces MPAWTLPALVAACFFGLHYLALRASSGRIGDALGALCLEGTAALGIVVWIVVRREAESTPTSTPGVVWACLAGLCISVATTLLFTALRLGGPVAATGTLALGGGVVLSAALAPLIFGEGFTVRRALGVALGVIAMLLLATPSDAKETPQDAGGEEASPMPNQDRHTTESGHDPKRVVGVRQREIQHGEVERERERQRAEPTIDELVEENDPRSSAEESEEI; encoded by the coding sequence ATGCCCGCCTGGACCCTGCCCGCCCTCGTCGCGGCTTGCTTCTTCGGCCTGCACTACCTCGCCCTGCGCGCGTCGAGCGGGCGCATCGGCGACGCCCTCGGCGCGCTCTGCCTCGAAGGAACCGCGGCCCTCGGGATCGTCGTCTGGATCGTCGTGCGCCGCGAAGCCGAGAGCACGCCCACGAGCACGCCCGGCGTCGTGTGGGCCTGCCTCGCGGGCCTCTGCATCAGCGTCGCGACGACGCTCCTCTTCACGGCTCTTCGCCTCGGCGGCCCGGTCGCCGCGACGGGCACGCTCGCGCTCGGCGGCGGCGTGGTCCTCTCGGCCGCCCTCGCCCCGCTCATCTTTGGCGAGGGTTTTACGGTGCGGCGCGCGCTCGGCGTCGCGCTCGGCGTGATCGCGATGCTCCTGCTCGCGACCCCTTCCGATGCGAAGGAAACGCCCCAAGATGCAGGCGGGGAGGAGGCTTCACCCATGCCGAACCAGGATCGCCACACAACCGAGTCCGGCCACGACCCGAAACGAGTGGTGGGCGTGCGCCAGCGAGAGATCCAACACGGGGAGGTCGAGCGCGAGCGGGAACGCCAGCGCGCCGAGCCCACGATCGACGAGCTCGTCGAGGAGAACGATCCTCGCTCGAGCGCCGAGGAGTCCGAGGAGATCTAG
- a CDS encoding YwiC-like family protein translates to MISAPLASPAPARSLAPKEHGAYGQLGLPLVAALAIGRPGVAAFGLTIAWVAAFLAHEPVLVLLGQRGKKARAQDGPRATRRLAWLGAAMALCGGVFLVFAPADARLALVPPVVLGLVVMAFVWRKEEKTATGEIIAAAALSGAGFPVALAGGVALFPAAVAWLAWTTAFLMSTLAVRAVIARAKHEGRATLVAAYVATIGLGAASVILALRDVLPRAVPIALAPFVVLSLGVLVLPIHTRHLRRIGWGLIGASVATLGILVATLRGS, encoded by the coding sequence ATGATCTCCGCCCCGCTCGCTTCCCCGGCGCCCGCGCGTTCGCTCGCGCCGAAGGAGCACGGCGCGTACGGGCAGCTCGGTTTGCCGCTCGTGGCGGCGCTCGCTATCGGCCGGCCGGGGGTCGCGGCGTTTGGCCTGACGATCGCGTGGGTTGCGGCGTTCCTCGCGCACGAGCCGGTGCTCGTCCTGCTCGGTCAGCGTGGCAAGAAGGCCCGCGCGCAGGATGGGCCGCGCGCGACGCGGCGGCTCGCGTGGCTCGGCGCGGCAATGGCCCTGTGTGGCGGCGTGTTTCTGGTCTTCGCGCCCGCCGACGCAAGGCTCGCGCTCGTCCCGCCGGTCGTGCTCGGGCTCGTCGTGATGGCGTTCGTCTGGCGCAAGGAAGAGAAGACGGCGACGGGCGAGATCATCGCGGCGGCGGCGCTCTCGGGGGCGGGATTTCCGGTGGCGCTCGCGGGCGGGGTCGCGCTGTTTCCCGCGGCCGTGGCCTGGCTCGCCTGGACGACGGCGTTCCTCATGTCGACGCTCGCGGTGCGCGCCGTGATCGCGCGGGCGAAACACGAGGGGCGGGCGACGCTCGTCGCCGCGTACGTCGCGACGATCGGCCTCGGCGCGGCGAGCGTGATCCTCGCGCTTCGGGACGTGCTCCCGCGGGCCGTGCCGATCGCGCTCGCGCCTTTCGTGGTGCTCTCGCTCGGGGTGCTTGTGCTCCCGATCCATACGCGGCATTTGCGCCGCATCGGGTGGGGGCTCATCGGGGCGAGCGTGGCGACGCTCGGGATCCTGGTCGCCACGCTCCGCGGGTCCTAG